Below is a window of Shinella sp. PSBB067 DNA.
GAAGAACGTGAAGGGCTACGTCCACGACATCGGCAACGACATGTCGAACGGCTATGTCGCAACCCGCGTGTGGCTCGACGCCTGATGACCGGCGGCGGACCGGCGCACGGTCCGGAGCTGACAGCAACGGCGGCTGCGGGGGATACCCCGCAGTCTGCCGGCGTTGCCGGGTCGGTTGCGTCCAGCGGAACCCCAGTCGTCGAAGGCGCGCCTTCGTTCTGGGCGAAATTCAGCAAGAGCAGTCCCCTCGTGGCGCTCATCCTGCAACGCCTTGCTCTCAGCGTGGCCTTGCTCTTCGCCGTGTCGCTGATGATCTTCGGCGGCGTGGAAGCCCTGCCCGGCGACTTCGCGACGACCTATCTCGGCCAGTCCGCAACGCCCCAGGCCGTCGAGAACATCCGCAAGGACCTCGGCCTCGACCAGCCCGCCACAACCCGCTACTTCAAGTGGCTCGGCGGCGCCGTCCAGGGTGACTTCGGCAAGTCCTGGGCCTCGAAGCAATCGGTCAGCGAGCAGATCGGCAAGCGCCTCGGCAATTCGCTGTTCCTCGCCTTCTTCGCGGCGATCATATCGGTGCCGCTGGCCGTCGGCCTCGGTATGCTCGCGGTGCAATACCGCAACCGACTGCCGGACAAGATCATCAACGTCATCTCGCTTGCGGCGATCTCGCTTCCCGAGTTCTTCGTCGGCTACCTGCTGATCCTGTTCTTCGCCGTGCAGATGGGCGTCGCGACCTTCCCGGCGACGGTCTACGACAGCATGACGCTCGGCCAGCGCCTGTCCGCGATCGCGCTGCCGACCGCCACCCTCGTCCTCGTCGTGCTCGCCCACATGATGCGCATGACGCGGGCGGCGATCCTCAACGTCATGTCCTCGGCCTATGTCGAGACGGCCGAGCTCAAGGGCCTCAGCGGCATCCGGATCATCGCCAAGCATGCGGCGCCGAACGCCGTTGCCCCGGTCATCAACGTCATCGCACTCAACCTTGCCTATCTCGTGGTGGGCGTCGTCGTCGTGGAGGTGGTCTTCGTCTATCCCGGCATGGGCCAGTACATGGTCGACGCCGTGACGGTGCGCGACATGCCGGTCGTGCAGGCCTGCGGCCTGATCTTCGCCGCCTTCTACATCTTCCTCAACATGTTCGCCGATATCCTCGCGATCGTCGCGAACCCCAGATTGAGGCATCCGCGATGAGACTTTCCACCATCCCCATCAGCGCATGGATCGGCATAATGGGCATCGTCCTCGCCCTCTTCTGCGCCCTCTTCGCCCCGCTCATCGCCCCCTACGGCGAAAGCCAGATCGTCGGCTCCGTCTGGCAGCCGATGGGCGGCGACTACCTGCTCGGCACCGACAATCTCGGCCGCGACCTCTTCTCGCGGCTGATCTTCGGCGCCCGCACCACGATCTTCGTGGCGCTGGCGGCGACCGTGCTCTCCTTCTCGCTCGGCATGCTGCTCTCCTTCTCGGCGGCGGTGACGGGCGGGCTCGTCGACCAGGCCTTCTCGCGCTTCAACGACCTGATGATGGCGATCCCCACGCTGATCTTCGCCCTCGTCGTACTGGCCGTGCTGCCGCAGCAGCTCTGGATCCTCATCCTCGTGATGGCAGTCCTCGATTCCACGCGCGTCTACCGCATCGGCCGCGCCGTGGCGCTCGACGTGGCGGTGATGGAATTCGTGGAAGCGGCAAGGCTGCGCGGCGAAGGCACGGGCTGGATCATCTTCCGGGAGATCCTGCCCAACACGCTCTCGCCGCTGCTTGCCGAATTCGGCCTGCGCTTCGCCTTCTCGATCCTGTTCCTCTCCACCCTCTCCTTCCTCGGCCTCGGCATCCAGCCACCGGCCGCCGACTGGGGCGGCATGGTGAAGGACAACAAGGACGGCATCATCTTCGGCATCTCCGCCGCCCTCATTCCGGGCGGCGCCATCGCGGGGCTGGCCATCTGCGTCAACCTCGTCGTCGACTGGCTGATGAAACGCACCTCGAGCCTCAAGGGGGGACGCGGCGATGCCTGATCTTCTTTCCGTCCGCAATCTCAGGATCGAGGCGACCAGCTATCCACCGGGCGAACCGCCGAGAACCGTCACCCTCGTCGAAGGCGTGAACTTCGACGTCGAGAAGGGCAAGGTGCTCGGCCTCATCGGCGAATCGGGTGCCGGCAAGTCCACCATCGGCCTCACCGCGCTCGCCTACGGGCGCGGCGGAGTGCGCATCACCGGCGGCGAGGTGAAGCTCAACGGCGAGGACCTCCTGAAGCTCTCGCCCTCGGGCATCCGCAAGGTGCGCGGCGCGAAGGTCTGCTACGTCGCCCAGTCGGCGGCCGCGGCCTTCAACCCCGCCCACCGGCTCGGCGAGCAGGTGATCGAGGCCTCGCTGAAACACGGCATCATGAGCCGTGTGGAAGCGGAAAAGCGCGCGCTCTACCTCTTCAAGGTGCTCGGCCTGCCGAACCCGGAAACCTTCGGCCAGCGCTATCCGCACCAGGTCTCAGGCGGCCAGCTCCAGCGCGCCATGACCGCCATGGCGCTCTGCCCCAATCCCGAGCTCATCGTCTTCGACGAGCCGACGACCGCTTTGGACGTGACGACGCAGATCGACGTGCTCGCCGCCATCAAGCACGCCATCGAGGAGACCCACACGGCCGCGATCTACATCACCCACGACCTTGCCGTCGTGGCGCAGATCACCGACGACATCCTCGTGCTCCGCCACGGCAAGATGGTGGAATACGGCTCGGTGCAGCAGATCATCGAGGCGCCGACGCAGGACTATACCCGTGCCCTCGTCAACGTGCGCGGCACCGGGCGGGACGAGGCGCCCGACCAGTCGGACACGCTGCTCAAGGTGGAGAACGTCACCGCCGGCTATTCCAACGGCTTCAAGGTGCTGCAGGACGTCTCGCTCCACCTGCCGAAGGGGCAGACGCTGGCGGTGGTGGGCGAATCCGGCTCGGGCAAGTCCACCCTCGCCCGCGTCATCACCGGCCTCCTGCCGCCGCAGGAGGGCACGATCAGCTTCGACGGCAAGACCCTGCCGAAGGCGCTCAAGGGCCGGTCGAACGACGAGCTGCGCCGCATCCAGATGATCTACCAGATGGCCGACACCGCGATGAATCCGCGCCAGACGGTGCGCGACATCATCGGCCGCCCCCTCACCTTCTATTACGGCCTGCGCGGCCGGGAGAAGACCGAGCGGGTGAAGGAGCTGCTGGAGCAGATCGAGATGGGCGGCCGCTTCGCCGATCGTTACCCGGCCGAGCTCTCCGGCGGCCAGAAGCAGCGCGTCGCCATCGCAAGGGCGCTGGCGGCCAAGCCCGAACTCATCCTCTGCGACGAGCCGACCTCCGCGCTCGACCCGCTGGTGGCCGAGGGCATCCTGAAGCTTCTCCTGAAGCTTCAGGAGGAAACTCATGTCTCCTACATGTTCATCACCCACGACATCGCCATCGTGCGAGCCATCGCCGACAGCGTGGCCGTGATGCACCGGGGACGCCTCGTGCGCTTCGGGCCCAAGTCGAAGGTGCTCTCGCCGCCCTTCGACGACTATACGGACCTGCTCCTGAAATCCGTTCCCGAAATGGAGATCGGCTGGCTGGAGCGGGTGCTGACGACGCGGCGCATGGAAAGCGCCGGCAACTGACGAACGCGGGCGGCCGAGGCCGCCCGTTCTTTGTCGCGGCCCGGCCCGTCGGCCACCTTCGCCCCGCAGGCAGGGCGAAGGGATATGCATTTCCTCAAGCAATACGCATTCATGGGAACGTCCCGTCTGCCCACTTGCGACAGGGCGCTATCCCATATGGAATGCGGACCTTGCCGCCCCTCCTTCTCGCCCATGGGGAGAAGGGGATGGAAAAACGGCTTCCTTCCATGCGGGAACCGGGCCAGGATGAGGCACATGCCTCAGGCGCAACCGCCTGCATGAAAATCACATCCCGGAGGTTCGGCTCGGGGAGGCCGGCAAGGCCTCAGAGAACCGCCGGGCCGTCATCGCGCTTATTCTCAAGCGCCGCGCGCGACAGGGCACGCAGCGCCTCAAGCGCCCGGTCGGCATCCCGCTCCGGCACGAATATATGGTCGT
It encodes the following:
- a CDS encoding ABC transporter permease: MTGGGPAHGPELTATAAAGDTPQSAGVAGSVASSGTPVVEGAPSFWAKFSKSSPLVALILQRLALSVALLFAVSLMIFGGVEALPGDFATTYLGQSATPQAVENIRKDLGLDQPATTRYFKWLGGAVQGDFGKSWASKQSVSEQIGKRLGNSLFLAFFAAIISVPLAVGLGMLAVQYRNRLPDKIINVISLAAISLPEFFVGYLLILFFAVQMGVATFPATVYDSMTLGQRLSAIALPTATLVLVVLAHMMRMTRAAILNVMSSAYVETAELKGLSGIRIIAKHAAPNAVAPVINVIALNLAYLVVGVVVVEVVFVYPGMGQYMVDAVTVRDMPVVQACGLIFAAFYIFLNMFADILAIVANPRLRHPR
- a CDS encoding ABC transporter permease — encoded protein: MRLSTIPISAWIGIMGIVLALFCALFAPLIAPYGESQIVGSVWQPMGGDYLLGTDNLGRDLFSRLIFGARTTIFVALAATVLSFSLGMLLSFSAAVTGGLVDQAFSRFNDLMMAIPTLIFALVVLAVLPQQLWILILVMAVLDSTRVYRIGRAVALDVAVMEFVEAARLRGEGTGWIIFREILPNTLSPLLAEFGLRFAFSILFLSTLSFLGLGIQPPAADWGGMVKDNKDGIIFGISAALIPGGAIAGLAICVNLVVDWLMKRTSSLKGGRGDA
- a CDS encoding ABC transporter ATP-binding protein — encoded protein: MPDLLSVRNLRIEATSYPPGEPPRTVTLVEGVNFDVEKGKVLGLIGESGAGKSTIGLTALAYGRGGVRITGGEVKLNGEDLLKLSPSGIRKVRGAKVCYVAQSAAAAFNPAHRLGEQVIEASLKHGIMSRVEAEKRALYLFKVLGLPNPETFGQRYPHQVSGGQLQRAMTAMALCPNPELIVFDEPTTALDVTTQIDVLAAIKHAIEETHTAAIYITHDLAVVAQITDDILVLRHGKMVEYGSVQQIIEAPTQDYTRALVNVRGTGRDEAPDQSDTLLKVENVTAGYSNGFKVLQDVSLHLPKGQTLAVVGESGSGKSTLARVITGLLPPQEGTISFDGKTLPKALKGRSNDELRRIQMIYQMADTAMNPRQTVRDIIGRPLTFYYGLRGREKTERVKELLEQIEMGGRFADRYPAELSGGQKQRVAIARALAAKPELILCDEPTSALDPLVAEGILKLLLKLQEETHVSYMFITHDIAIVRAIADSVAVMHRGRLVRFGPKSKVLSPPFDDYTDLLLKSVPEMEIGWLERVLTTRRMESAGN